CGGCGATGAAGGCCGACCTGATCGTGATGACGTCGCACCGGCCGGCGATGCGGACCTATTTCCTCGGCTCCAACGCCGGGCATGTGGTGCGCTACGCCAAATGCTCGGTGCTGGTGGTGCGGCACTGAGCGCCTACACAAAATCGCGAAAACGACCCCATGCAAAGTAGAATTATCGCATCCGTCCCATATCCGGATTGAACGCGCCGCCGACCGCAGACTCGATCTGGCTGCGGTGCAGCCCGATGTCGCGCAGCGCGCGGTCATCCAGTTCCCGGAGCGCCTTGATCGCGGCCCGGCGCACCCAAAAAGCGGCCAAAGCGTGCGCCCAAATCCCGATCCAGCGGACGAATCCGCCCGACGTGCCTGACATCGCGGGTTGGATGGT
The sequence above is drawn from the Bradyrhizobium sediminis genome and encodes:
- a CDS encoding DUF1127 domain-containing protein, with translation MTMFSPSTIQPAMSGTSGGFVRWIGIWAHALAAFWVRRAAIKALRELDDRALRDIGLHRSQIESAVGGAFNPDMGRMR